AGCACCGTTTATCTATTCCAGGGATGGCGCAGGTTTCACCCGCAGTGCCCGCGCCGTATATACTGCGCGCCAATGTTAGTGGGAGAGCCTCGTGGCCATCGAAATACACTGGATCCGTGACGACCAGACCCTGGCCGAACTCTGCCGAAGCTGGCGCGAACTGCCCTTCGTAGCGCTCGACACCGAATTCATGCGGGTAGACACCTTCTACCCCAAAGCGGGGCTGATCCAGATCGGCGACGGTCAACGTGCCTTTCTGATCGACCCGCTGCTGATCAAGGACTGGCAGCCCTTGGCCGATCTGCTCGAAGACAGCGGTGTGGTCAAGGTGCTGCACGCTTGCAGCGAAGACCTCGAAGTGTTGCTGCGCCTGACTGGCAAGTTGCCTCAGCCACTGTTCGACACGCAGTTGGCCGCCGGTTACCTGAACCTGGGCTTCTCCATGGGCTACTCGCGCCTGGTTCAGGACGTGCTGGGGCTCGAGTTGCCCAAGGGGGAAACCCGCTCCGACTGGTTGCAGCGCCCGCTTTCCGAAACCCAGATCAGCTACGCCGCCGAAGATGCCGTGCACCTGGCCGAGCTGTTCATCGCCCTGCGTCCGCGTCTGTCCGACGACAAGTACGCGTGGGTGCTGGAGGACGGCGCTGAACTGGTTGCCCAGTTGCGCCGCGAAGTCGTGCCCGAGAGCCTGTACCGCGACGTCAAGCTGGCCTGGAAGCTTGCGCCCCAGCAGTTGGCGGTGTTGCGCGAGCTGTGCGCCTGGCGCGAGCGCGAGGCACGCAACCGTGATGTGCCGCGCAACCGCATTCTCAAGGAGCACTCGCTGTGGCCGATGGCCAAGTCCCAGCCGTCCAACCTGTCGGCGCTGGCCAAGATCGACGAGATGCACCCGCGCACCATCCGCCAGGACGGTGAATGCCTCGTCCAGCTGATCAAGCGTGCTGCCAGCCTGCCCGCCGATCAGTGGCCGCAGGTTCTGCCCGAGCCGCTGCCGATCGAAGCGGCCGGCATCATCAAGCAGCTGCGCGCCATTGGCCAGGCCGAAGGTGAGCGTCTGGGCATTGCCCCAGAGCTGATGCTGCGCAAGAAGACCCTGGAAGCGCTGCTCAAGAGCGGCTACCCCAATGGCCCCTATCAACTGCCCGATTCGCTGCGCGGCTGGCGTCGCGAGCGCATGGGCCAGGCCCTGCTGGACAACCTGGCAGGTGCCGGAGAGACCCAATGAAACGTATCTGCTCAATCTACAAGAGCCCCCGCAAGAACGAAATGTACCTGTATGTGCTCAAGGCCGAAGGCCTGGAGCGCGTGCCCGAGGCCCTGCTGCCGTACTTCGGCACCCCGGTGCATGCCTTCGACCTGGTGCTGAGCCCCGAGCGCAAGCTGGCGCGCGAGGACATCGTCAAGGTGCTGGAAAACCTCGACAACCAGGGCTATCACCTGCAGATGCCGCCGGTCGAAGACGAGTACATCGAGCACCTGCCCGAAGAGCTGCTGCGCCGTAACGACCCGGTCTGACCCAGGCCAGGTTCCCTTCTTTCGCCAAGTGGCCCGTGTGTCGGGCCGCTTTCGTTGTCTGCCAAGGTTGTCTTCACGATGCGCGTTCTGATCGCCGAACAGGATCATGCCAATTACGCCCAGCTGTTGGGCCAGGCGGCCCCTGACCTGGAAATCCTGACCAGCAGTGACTCTGCCGAGCTGGCGCTCCAGGCGCCGCAGTGCTCGGTGTGGCTGGGCCAGCCTGACTTGCTGGCGAGCCTGCTGCGCCAGGGCCACACGCCAGCCTGGATGCAGTCGACCTGGGCGGGCATCACGCCGCTGCTGGCCGACGGTTTGCCACGGGATTACCGCCTGACGCGTGCGGTCGGCATTTTTGGCCAGGTGATGGCGGAGTACGTGCTCACCTACCTGCTTGGCCACGAGCGCGAAGTGCTGTCGCGCCTGGTGAGCCAGGTCGAGCGGCGCTGGGACGACCGCCCTGGCGGGACGCTGGAGGGGCGCCAGGTGTTGATCGTCGGCACCGGCGATATCGGCCAGCGCGTGGCTGAGTTTCTCCAGCCATTTGGCGTCACCCTGTACGGTATCGCCAGCAGCGCCCGTGCGCAGGCGCCGTTCGTTGAGGTGGCCGGGCTGGCTGACCTACCGCGCAGGGTCGAACAGGCGGATTACGTGATCAACCTGCTGCCGGACACGCCCGCTACCCATGATCTGTACGATGCGGCGCTGTTCCAGCGCTTCAAGCCCACGGCGTTGTTCATCAATGCCGGGCGTGGGGTGGCGGTGGTCGATGGCGACTTGGTCGAAGCACTCAAGCAAGGCCATTTGGCGGGCGCGGTGATCGATGTGTGCCGCCAGGAGCCGCTGCCCCAGCGTCATCCGTTCTGGACTGCCTGGGGGCTGCTGCTGACCGGGCACAGCTCGGCGCCCACCTCGCCGGCGGCGATGGTGCGGTTGTTTGTCGAGAATGTGCGGGCGTATGAGGCGGGGCAGGGGTTGCGTGGGGAAGTGGACTTCACCCGGGGTTATTGATTTGTAGTGTCTGTACTGGCCTCTTCGCGGGGCAAGCCCGCTCCCACTGGTACATCGCAGGGTTCAGAACTGCAGGGCGGTTGTGGGAGCAACTGTCTTCTTGTGGAAGCTGGCCTTGCCGGCGATGGGGCGCGTAGCGCCCCAGGCCCGGCTGTGCCGGGCATCGCCAGCAAGGCTTGCTCCTACGAATGAGCTATTTGCTCCTTCCAGGGCGTTCCGGTCTTGAGCATCGCATTTAGCCTCACTATCAATACTCGCATACACGCCACCACCGATACTTTCGCGCACTTCCCCTGGGCTCGCAGTGCTTTGTAGCGCTCGCAGAAGTCCTTGTTGTGCCGTATCACCACCCAGCAGGCCATATAGAGCGCCCGCCTGACTTGTGAGCGCCCCCCCCAGATTGAACGCTTGCCCGACTGCTTGCCGCTGTCCTGGTTGAACGGCGCAACACCGACCAAGGCGGCAATTTCCTTCTTATCCACCTGGCCCAGCTCTGGCAGCAAGGCCATCAGCTTTCCGGCAGTAATCAGACCAATTCCTTTGACTTGAGTGAGCTGTTTAACCCGGTCATCAGGCAAAGCTGCTGCCTGCTGTGCGATCTCTTGTTCCAGCGCTCGAATTTCACCCTTCAGATAGGCGATGTGTTGTTCCAACCGCAAACAAACACTGGGAGCCCGCGCCTGCTTCAGGCGCCGCTTGTCATCGTCGCGCTGTTGGACGAAGCGATCCCGCTGCATAAGCAGTTCGCGCAGCAAAGCCCGCTCGGGTGTCATCACCTGGCAAGGCCGTGGGGGCATAACTTCAGCCAGGTGAGCCAAAACAGCTGCGTCAATGGGATCGGTCTTGGCGCGTTTACCCATCGACTTGGCAAAGTCCCGGGCACGACTGGGATTGATCCGGCAAACCGGAAAATCGGCATCCTGCAGCGCTTTGAGGACATTGCACTCGTAGCCACCGGTAGCTTCGAGCAAGACCATTGAAATTGCATACCCGCCAAGCTTTTCGACGAGCAGTTGGAATCCCTTCAAGTCATTGGAAACACTGAAGTTCACCCCCTCAGGACGGATGTGAACAGCAAGTGTGGCACTGGAAACATCGATGCCGACAGAGGAAGACATGGCCAAACCCTCTTAAACTCAAGGAGTGAGAGCGCTTTGGCTTGGCCCACGCTTGTGATTCGAGATTACGCCCCTCATCCAACTGTTCGGGCTCTCGCCAAAGTGGAACGGTGAATGGCAGCTTTTGCTCCCACACGTGCTCTGGGCACCTCGGGCTATCAGCTTGCCATTCACCGCTCTCACTTCAGATTCTATTCCCTCTCCAAGACACAAGCGGGCTTGCCCCGCGAAGAGGCCAGTACAGCCAACAAAAATGCTTACAGGCTAAAATCACCCTCAGCCGCCAGCTCGCTCAGCGGCCGGCGCGGGCTCGGCACTTCACGCGCTTGCAACGCCTCGGCCAAGGTCGCCTTGTCGCCCAGTTTGCCGATCGCCACCATGGCATGCAGCTCGTAGCCCTCCGGCACCTTCAGTTCGCTGCGCGCCAGTGCCTTGTCGAAACCGGCCATGCCGTGGGTGTGCCAGCCGCTGATGCTGGCCTGCAGGGCCAAATGCCCCCAGGCGGAACCGGTGTCGAAGGTGTGCCACAGGGCCGGGCTTTCTTCGGCGGCGCCAGGCGCTGCGAAGGTGGTCTTGGAGATGATCAGCACCAACGCCGACGCCTGTTGCGCCCAGCTGCGGTTGAACGGCACCAGCAGGTTCAGGTAACGCTCCCAGTTCGGCGTATCGCGGCGGGCATAAAGGAAGCGCCAAGGCTGCGAGTTGTACGCCGAAGGCGCCCAGCGCGCGGCTTCCAGGAAGCTCAGCAGGGTCTCTTCGCTGATCGGCTCGGCAGTGAAGGCGCGGGGCGACCAGCGGTTGATGAACTGCTCGTTGATCGCGTAATCGGCAATACGGGGGGTGGCGCTCATGGCTGCTCCTGCAAGAGGATGGGGAAAACCGCACGCTACTGCGTCCCGTCGTCACTGACAAGCGGTCTGGCTTTGCCGAAGGCCAGGCTCTAGACTGGCGCCGCCGCGCGCCGCCCACTGAAGATGAATGCAGGAAACCCGTGTGATGATCGCTGACAGCGCGCCGTTCTGGCGGCGCAAGACCCTTGAACAACTCAACCCGCAAGAGTGGGAATCGCTCTGTGACGGTTGCGGTTTGTGCTGCCTGCAAAAGCTTGAGGACGAGGACGACAACAGCATCTATTACACGCGCATTGCCTGCAAATTGCTGGACCTCAACACCTGCCAGTGCAGCGACTATCCCAACCGCTTCGCTCACGTGCCCGACTGCATCCA
The sequence above is drawn from the Pseudomonas putida genome and encodes:
- the rnd gene encoding ribonuclease D, translated to MAIEIHWIRDDQTLAELCRSWRELPFVALDTEFMRVDTFYPKAGLIQIGDGQRAFLIDPLLIKDWQPLADLLEDSGVVKVLHACSEDLEVLLRLTGKLPQPLFDTQLAAGYLNLGFSMGYSRLVQDVLGLELPKGETRSDWLQRPLSETQISYAAEDAVHLAELFIALRPRLSDDKYAWVLEDGAELVAQLRREVVPESLYRDVKLAWKLAPQQLAVLRELCAWREREARNRDVPRNRILKEHSLWPMAKSQPSNLSALAKIDEMHPRTIRQDGECLVQLIKRAASLPADQWPQVLPEPLPIEAAGIIKQLRAIGQAEGERLGIAPELMLRKKTLEALLKSGYPNGPYQLPDSLRGWRRERMGQALLDNLAGAGETQ
- a CDS encoding YcgL domain-containing protein; translated protein: MKRICSIYKSPRKNEMYLYVLKAEGLERVPEALLPYFGTPVHAFDLVLSPERKLAREDIVKVLENLDNQGYHLQMPPVEDEYIEHLPEELLRRNDPV
- a CDS encoding D-2-hydroxyacid dehydrogenase; translation: MRVLIAEQDHANYAQLLGQAAPDLEILTSSDSAELALQAPQCSVWLGQPDLLASLLRQGHTPAWMQSTWAGITPLLADGLPRDYRLTRAVGIFGQVMAEYVLTYLLGHEREVLSRLVSQVERRWDDRPGGTLEGRQVLIVGTGDIGQRVAEFLQPFGVTLYGIASSARAQAPFVEVAGLADLPRRVEQADYVINLLPDTPATHDLYDAALFQRFKPTALFINAGRGVAVVDGDLVEALKQGHLAGAVIDVCRQEPLPQRHPFWTAWGLLLTGHSSAPTSPAAMVRLFVENVRAYEAGQGLRGEVDFTRGY
- a CDS encoding IS110 family transposase; translated protein: MSSSVGIDVSSATLAVHIRPEGVNFSVSNDLKGFQLLVEKLGGYAISMVLLEATGGYECNVLKALQDADFPVCRINPSRARDFAKSMGKRAKTDPIDAAVLAHLAEVMPPRPCQVMTPERALLRELLMQRDRFVQQRDDDKRRLKQARAPSVCLRLEQHIAYLKGEIRALEQEIAQQAAALPDDRVKQLTQVKGIGLITAGKLMALLPELGQVDKKEIAALVGVAPFNQDSGKQSGKRSIWGGRSQVRRALYMACWVVIRHNKDFCERYKALRAQGKCAKVSVVACMRVLIVRLNAMLKTGTPWKEQIAHS
- a CDS encoding nitroreductase family protein, with the translated sequence MSATPRIADYAINEQFINRWSPRAFTAEPISEETLLSFLEAARWAPSAYNSQPWRFLYARRDTPNWERYLNLLVPFNRSWAQQASALVLIISKTTFAAPGAAEESPALWHTFDTGSAWGHLALQASISGWHTHGMAGFDKALARSELKVPEGYELHAMVAIGKLGDKATLAEALQAREVPSPRRPLSELAAEGDFSL
- a CDS encoding YcgN family cysteine cluster protein; this translates as MIADSAPFWRRKTLEQLNPQEWESLCDGCGLCCLQKLEDEDDNSIYYTRIACKLLDLNTCQCSDYPNRFAHVPDCIQLTPGKADQFKWLPSTCGYRLVSEGKDLPDWHHLICGDRQQVHEQRISQSGRMLSEHDVDEDDWEDHLIFRAS